One Glandiceps talaboti chromosome 2, keGlaTala1.1, whole genome shotgun sequence genomic region harbors:
- the LOC144446977 gene encoding zinc transporter ZIP9-like codes for MLNQTSQILTDNFTSPPKMDNFWRLLLLSIAMLIGCYLSGSIPLAINLSEDKLRLVTVLGAGLLVGTSLAVIIPEGIHALYENVPEHHHIVKEGVDETVGNAGGDVHSHGHEHEHEGEDLHVYIGFALVIGFVFMLLVDQIGGSHFHSSQGDAESNKNSNGTGRNKITATLGLVVHAAADGIAMGAAAKTDRTDVEMIVFVAIMLHKAPAAFGLVSFLLHENFERNRIRLHLLVFSLAAPIGAILTYIGLSQGTKEALDTINATGIAMLFSAGTFLYVATVHVLPEIASQGHSHSNCSTEQDSNSEVNKPGFTKLELTALVVGSLAPLLLSVHHHH; via the exons ATGTTGAATCAGACATCGCAAATCCTCACTGACAATTTTACCTCGCCGCCAAAAATGGATAACTTTTGGCGACTGTTATTGTTATCTATTGCCATGTTAATTGGTTGTTATTTGTCTGGTTCTATACCGTTGGCCATTAATTTATCAGAG GACAAGTTACGTCTAGTAACAGTTCTTGGTGCTGGGTTATTAGTTGGTACATCATTGGCTGTCATTATTCCAGAAGGTATTCATGCCCTGTATGAAAATGTACCAG AGCATCATCACATTGTGAAAGAAGGTGTAGATGAAACAGTAGGCAATGCAGGAGGTGATGTTCACAGCCAtggacatgaacatgaacatgaagGAGAAgatttacatgtgtacattggaTTTGCCTTAGTGATTGGATTTGTCTTTATGTTGCTGGTAGATCAGATAGGTGGTTCTCATTTCCATTCCTCTCAGG GTGATGCTGAATCCAACAAAAATAGTAATGGTACTGGTAGAAATAAGATAACAGCCACACTGGGACTTGTAGTACATGCCGCAG ctGATGGTATAGCAATGGGAGCTGCTGCTAAGACAGACAGAACTGATGTAGAAATGATAGTATTTGTAGCCATAATGCTTCACAAG GCACCTGCAGCATTTGGTCTGGTTTCATTTCTTTTACATGAAAACTTTGAGAGGAACAGAATACGACTGCATCTAttagtattttccttggcagcACCAATTGGAGCCATTCTTACATACATAGGACTTAGTCAG GGTACAAAAGAAGCTTTGGACACTATCAATGCGACAGGCATAGCAATGCTGTTCTCTGCAGGAACATTTTTATATGTTGCCACCGTGCACGTTTTACCAGAAATAGCTTCCCAGGGTCATTCTCATAGCAATTGTTCAACAGAGCAAGATAGTAATTCAGAGGTGAACAAACCAGGCTTCACAAAACTTGAACTAACTGCATTAGTCGTTGGATCGTTAGCTCCCTTGTTACTGTCAGTACACCACCACCATTGA
- the LOC144450540 gene encoding enhancer of rudimentary homolog produces the protein MAHTILLVQPGRKAETRTYSDYETVNECMEGVCKIYEEHLKRMNPNSPSITYDISQLFDFIDQLADLSCLVYQKTTNTYAPYNKDWMKEKIYVLLRRQAGK, from the exons ATG GCACATACAATTCTGTTAGTACAACCTGGTAGGAAGGCAGAGACAAGAACATATTCAGATTATGAAACTGTAAACGAGTGTATGGAAG GTGTGTGTAAAATCTATGAAGAACATCTGAAGAGGATGAACCCAAATAGTCCTTCTATTACATATGATATCAGTCAGCTCTTTGACTTCATTGATCAACTTGCAGATCTTAGCTGTCTtgt GTACCAAAAAACCACCAACACATATGCACCATACAATAAAGACTGGATGAAAGAAAAAATCTATGTACTCTTAAGAAGACAGGCTGGAAAGTGA